CGGGCACGCCGCGGAAGAACTCGGTGTACACGGTGGCGAGCCAGCGGTACGGCGGGAAGGCGGACATCCGCATGAGGGCCAGCAGCATGCCGCCCACCAGGCCGACCGCGAACGAGGTCACCGTGTAGAGCAGGGTGTTGCCGAAGCCCACGAGGATGATGTCCGGGAACATCGGGGCCACGGCGCCGAAGTTGAACACCGACTCGCCCATGGTCTTCCAGTCGACGGCGACCAGCACGGCGACGATGACCGCCACGAACACGGCGGCCTGGATGCCCAGGGAGATCCGGCGCCGGCGCCGGGCGCCGCCACGGCGGGGGGTCACGTCCAGGGTCTTCTCGCTCACCGCACGGCCTCCTCGCCGAACCAGCGGACCCGGGACTCGTCCAGGGAGCCGTCCTTCTCCATGTCGAGCAGCGTCTGGTTGACGGCGCTCAGCAGCAGGGCGTTGTCCGGCGAGACGCCGATGCCCAGCTGCTCCCCCGTGGCGAAGGTCTCCACCACGGTGTACTCGGGGTCGTCCTTGAGCTGGTACAGCAGCACGGAGCCGTTGCCGAGCACCGCGTCCGCGCCGCCCGAGCGCAGGCCCTCGACCTGCATGCCGCCGTCCTCGTACTGGACGATGTCCAGGCCCTTCTCCTCGGCGAAGAACTGGCCCGTGGTGTCCTGCTGGACGCCGACGCGCTTGCCCTTCGCCGACTCCAGGTCCGTGATGCCCGAGTCCTTCGGGGCCACCAGCACGAGGTCGTCGTCCAGGTAGGGGACGGAGAACGCCATGGTCTGGCGCCGCTCGTCCGTGATGGTGATCGAGGAGACGTTCAGGTCGCAGCCGGTCAGGGACGCCCCGGACTGGATGCCCTCGAACGAGGAGTCCACGACGTTCAGGTCCGCGCCGAGGTCGTCGGCGATCCGCTGGACGATGTCGATGTCGTAGCCGACGACCTTCCCGTCCTGCTGGAACTCGAAGGGCGGGTAGGGGATGTCCGAGCACACGGAGAGCTGGCCCTCGGCCAGCAGCGGCACTGACCGGTCGGGGTCGGTCGTGCCGCCGGCGCCCGCTCCACCCCCGCCGCCGGGGCCGAGCACCGCGCACCCGGACAGGACCAGGGTGCCGGCGCAGAGGACGGTCGCGGCGAGGCGCGGCCGGACGCGTGAGGATGACATGGTCTGCCTTCCGGTGGGACGGGCATGGTGGACTGGCCGGTCGGGCCGGCCCGCGGGCGTGGTCCCTGTGGGGCGCTCCAAGGCAGTCATGATAGTGCCCGGCGTGGGAGGACGTCGACGACGGGGCCGGGACACACCGGCCCGGGCGCGTCCTGCGCCTCCTGACAGGGGCGCGCGGCGGCGGGCACACTGGCCGGGTGGGGGCGCGGGCCGCGGGGAACGCCGGGGGAACGCCGGGGGGAATACGGGGTGCCGATCGCAGGTTGAGTGGAGTAGGCTCAACTTTGAGCACGGACCCAATGCCGATGTCCCCGACACCGCGGGACGGGAGGAGTACGCCATGGACGCGAAGTTCACCACGAAGAGCCAGGAGGTGCTGTCCGCCGCGGCGATGAACGCCTCGACGCTCGGCAACCCCCAGATCGAACCGGCCCACCTGCTCAAGGCGCTGATGGACCAGCGCGGCTCGGTGGCCGTGGCCGTGCTCAAGGCCGCCGGCGTGGACCCGGACGTGGTGTCCACCGCCGCCTCCACCGCCATCAAGGAGCTGCCCGCCACCTCGGGCGCCTCCGTCGCCCAGGCCCAGCTCTCCCGCCCGGGGCTGCTCGTGGTGCAGGCCGCCCGCCAGCAGGCCGAGGCCCTCGGGGACGAGTACGTCTCCACCGAGCACCTGCTGCTGGGGCTCGCCGCGGACGCCGGCAAGGCGGGCGCCGCCCTGCGGGACGCCGGGGGCTCCGTCGAGGCCCTCTCCGCCGCGGTGAAGGAGGTCCGCGGGGACAGCCGGGTGACCACCCCGGACCCGGAGGGCACCTTCCAGGCGCTCGAGAAGTACGGCACCGACCTGACCGAGATGGCCCGCTCCGGCAAGCTGGACCCGGTCATCGGCCGGGACGCCGAGATCCGCCGCGTGGTCCAGGTGCTCTCCCGCCGGACCAAGAACAACCCCGTGCTCATCGGCGAGCCCGGCGTCGGCAAGACCGCCGTCGTCGAGGGCCTCGCCCAGCGCATGGTGGCCGGGGACGTGCCCGAGTCGCTGCGCGGCAAGTCCCTGATCTCCCTGGACCTGGGCTCCATGATCGCCGGGGCCAAGTACCGCGGCGAGTTCGAGGAGCGGCTCAAGGCCGTGCTCGAGGAGATCCGCCAGTCGGACGGGCAGGTCGTCACGTTCATCGACGAGATCCACACCGTGGTCGGCGCGGGCGCCTCCGAGGGCGCGATGGACGCCGGCAACATGCTCAAGCCCATGCTGGCCCGCGGCGAGCTGCGCCTGATCGGGGCCACCACGCTGGACGAGTACCGCGAGAACATCGAGAAGGACCC
This genomic window from Citricoccus sp. SGAir0253 contains:
- a CDS encoding ABC transporter substrate-binding protein is translated as MSSSRVRPRLAATVLCAGTLVLSGCAVLGPGGGGGAGAGGTTDPDRSVPLLAEGQLSVCSDIPYPPFEFQQDGKVVGYDIDIVQRIADDLGADLNVVDSSFEGIQSGASLTGCDLNVSSITITDERRQTMAFSVPYLDDDLVLVAPKDSGITDLESAKGKRVGVQQDTTGQFFAEEKGLDIVQYEDGGMQVEGLRSGGADAVLGNGSVLLYQLKDDPEYTVVETFATGEQLGIGVSPDNALLLSAVNQTLLDMEKDGSLDESRVRWFGEEAVR